A stretch of the Acidisarcina sp. genome encodes the following:
- a CDS encoding beta-propeller fold lactonase family protein: MLPNGMVAGRAMRGLAGLALAAALLLSGCGKFFVPEINTPGGTGGSGGGGGTTSTTAFLYVANAATGGQNTNPAIAGFSTPGSTLAVLPQSPYAVGCLPSALAITPGNKFLYVGCSDGPIFVYTVNSDGSLTGNSGAPVATAVAPVAMKVDATGNWLLAAVNSFSGISSLAIFQINSSTGALTAASSSPVTLDTGSPNHIAITPNNQIVYVSLGTGGVDILSFNSNSGAAAVSGLLKPKDSRGADTALAVNPAGTYLYVGETVGSGLRVLKIATDGALTEISGSPFQTGLGPSAVVVDSAGANVYVTNRSDNTISGFAVAASGALTALAGSPYATGSTPVDMAIDSTKGYLAVVCSGGSPDLQLFNFDQTTAGKLNAVAHATTGTDPTTPLAIVASH, from the coding sequence ATGCTTCCTAACGGGATGGTTGCGGGCCGTGCGATGCGGGGCCTTGCCGGGCTGGCTCTTGCAGCAGCGCTGCTGCTCTCCGGCTGCGGAAAGTTCTTCGTGCCGGAGATCAACACTCCAGGAGGCACAGGAGGGAGCGGAGGCGGAGGCGGGACGACCAGCACCACGGCATTCCTCTATGTCGCCAACGCTGCCACCGGCGGCCAGAACACGAATCCGGCGATTGCCGGTTTTTCCACTCCGGGCAGCACGCTGGCTGTGCTGCCGCAGAGTCCCTATGCTGTCGGCTGTCTGCCCAGCGCACTGGCGATTACGCCGGGCAACAAGTTCCTGTACGTGGGTTGCAGCGATGGGCCGATCTTTGTCTACACAGTCAACAGCGATGGATCGCTGACGGGGAATAGCGGGGCTCCTGTGGCTACAGCCGTCGCACCGGTAGCAATGAAGGTAGATGCCACCGGCAATTGGCTGCTGGCGGCTGTCAATTCGTTCTCGGGGATCTCGTCGCTGGCTATTTTCCAGATCAACTCCAGCACCGGGGCGCTTACGGCGGCCAGCAGTTCTCCAGTCACGCTGGACACCGGTTCGCCAAACCATATTGCCATCACCCCCAACAATCAGATTGTTTACGTCTCTCTCGGCACCGGGGGGGTGGATATCCTCAGCTTCAACTCCAACTCAGGTGCGGCGGCTGTAAGTGGATTGCTGAAGCCCAAGGATTCGCGCGGCGCAGATACGGCGCTCGCGGTGAATCCGGCGGGTACCTATCTCTACGTGGGCGAAACAGTGGGCAGCGGCCTGCGAGTGTTGAAGATCGCGACCGATGGAGCCTTGACCGAGATATCTGGTTCGCCCTTCCAGACTGGCCTGGGGCCCTCCGCGGTGGTGGTCGATAGCGCCGGGGCGAACGTCTACGTAACGAACCGCAGCGACAACACGATCAGCGGATTTGCTGTCGCGGCCTCGGGCGCCTTGACGGCACTTGCAGGCTCTCCGTATGCCACAGGAAGCACCCCGGTCGATATGGCGATCGACAGCACGAAAGGGTACCTTGCGGTGGTCTGCTCCGGTGGATCGCCGGACCTGCAGTTATTCAATTTCGACCAGACGACAGCAGGCAAACTGAATGCGGTCGCCCACGCGACTACGGGCACGGATCCTACGACGCCTCTCGCCATCGTTGCCAGTCATTAG
- a CDS encoding DegT/DnrJ/EryC1/StrS family aminotransferase translates to MPRAFRHPRENLDGASIENVLPPKESSGHSSTPVTPSSANPVPVLDFSRQYAEIGPEMLAAVERVFATQHYILGEQVAEFERQAAATCNAAFGIGCASGTDALWLAMAAAGIGEGDAVITTPFTFFATVSSILRAGAEPVLADIDPVSFNLNPGHVETILIAARHPRLRAVMPVHLYGQTAEWDRFEDLRRRFGLLLIEDAAQAFGAAWDGRPAGSLGDLAAFSFYPTKNLSACGDAGMVTTSDENFAQRAKMLRAHGMRRRYYHDEIGWNSRLDTIQAAILLVKLAYVERWNERRRQLAANYDRLFHAAGVVDTGRVYPEHGVVLPACHPRATHVYHQYVLRVRERDTLRKFLSDKKIGSEIYYPVPLHQQECLKFLGYKAGDLPESERAAAEVLALPMYPELREEEQQTVVSAIAAFLG, encoded by the coding sequence ATGCCGCGGGCATTTCGTCACCCTCGGGAGAATCTGGACGGTGCTAGCATCGAAAATGTGCTGCCACCCAAAGAATCCTCCGGCCACTCCTCCACCCCTGTGACTCCTTCCTCAGCCAACCCGGTTCCCGTGCTCGATTTTTCCCGGCAGTATGCCGAGATCGGGCCAGAGATGCTGGCGGCGGTGGAGAGAGTCTTTGCCACCCAGCACTACATCCTGGGCGAGCAGGTCGCCGAATTTGAGAGGCAAGCCGCCGCGACCTGCAATGCTGCGTTCGGAATCGGGTGCGCCTCGGGAACCGATGCGTTATGGCTCGCCATGGCTGCTGCGGGAATCGGCGAAGGGGATGCCGTCATCACCACGCCCTTCACCTTCTTTGCCACCGTGAGCTCGATCCTGCGCGCGGGGGCTGAGCCGGTGCTCGCCGACATCGATCCGGTAAGCTTCAACCTCAATCCTGGCCATGTGGAGACGATTCTGATCGCAGCTCGCCACCCCCGGCTGCGCGCCGTGATGCCGGTTCACCTCTATGGGCAGACGGCGGAGTGGGACCGCTTCGAAGATCTGCGCCGGCGCTTTGGCTTATTGCTGATTGAGGACGCGGCGCAGGCCTTTGGTGCGGCATGGGACGGGCGCCCAGCGGGTTCGCTGGGAGACCTGGCAGCCTTCAGTTTCTATCCCACCAAGAACCTGAGTGCCTGTGGCGACGCCGGCATGGTAACCACCTCTGACGAAAATTTTGCCCAGCGGGCGAAAATGCTGCGGGCACACGGCATGCGCCGCCGGTACTATCACGACGAAATCGGCTGGAACAGCCGTCTGGATACCATTCAGGCCGCCATCCTGCTGGTAAAGCTGGCATATGTAGAGCGATGGAACGAACGCCGCCGGCAACTCGCTGCCAACTACGATCGGCTCTTCCACGCGGCAGGAGTGGTGGACACGGGCAGGGTCTATCCCGAGCATGGCGTTGTTCTGCCCGCCTGCCATCCCCGTGCAACCCACGTCTATCACCAGTACGTCCTGCGCGTTCGCGAGCGGGACACGCTGCGGAAGTTCCTCAGCGACAAGAAAATTGGCTCCGAGATCTACTACCCGGTGCCGCTGCATCAACAGGAATGCCTGAAGTTTCTCGGGTATAAGGCGGGAGACCTGCCGGAGAGCGAGCGCGCCGCCGCCGAGGTTCTGGCCCTGCCTATGTATCCCGAGCTGCGGGAAGAGGAGCAGCAGACGGTCGTCAGCGCCATCGCCGCCTTTCTCGGGTAG
- the hfq gene encoding RNA chaperone Hfq, producing MESKPAQNIQDTFLNTVRKDKTPITIYLVSGVKLTGKIRSFDKYSVLLENNSQEQLIFKHAISTVVSNRAVLHSEHRPVASTGPVAPASPLTPSGVPSESAAGSPRS from the coding sequence ATGGAAAGCAAGCCGGCACAGAACATTCAGGATACGTTTCTGAATACCGTCCGCAAGGATAAGACCCCAATCACGATCTACCTGGTGAGTGGCGTGAAGCTCACAGGGAAGATCCGCTCGTTTGATAAGTACTCAGTTCTGTTGGAGAACAACAGCCAGGAGCAACTGATCTTCAAACACGCGATATCCACCGTCGTCAGCAATCGCGCCGTCCTGCATAGTGAGCACAGGCCAGTCGCGAGCACGGGGCCTGTAGCCCCGGCAAGCCCGTTGACTCCGTCCGGCGTTCCTTCCGAGAGCGCTGCCGGAAGCCCTCGTTCCTAA
- the hflX gene encoding GTPase HflX, with amino-acid sequence MDDHRLKNTSLSPDRALLVAVDLGQNRKSVPRSAALAREAANAASPGEGMQMPAPEMGSEAALDEFRELVTSAGAEVVAEVAQRRQKADPATLIGSGKVEELAAVAASCGATLILFDHDLTPTQQRNLEEALPCRVVDRTQLILDIFARHARTREGQLQVELAQLEYMLPRLTGRGLFMSQTGGGIGTRGPGETQLETDRRKIQRRLVQLRRDLESVRRVRSLQRERRESVPVPTVALVGYTNAGKSTLFNALTDAGVLESSRMFATLDPKLRAIQLPSRRKILLSDTVGFLRNLPHTLVTSFRATLEEVQKAEVLLHVCDVSSPVFEEQKAEVEKVLDELDALSKPRIEVLNKMDLLPPEQQENLRAQGRLLLSARKGEGIEDLLRRIDASLVTDPIVRQEFVVPQDEGAVLAALEGGTVLHQRRFEGNNVHLSLAGPASLLSRYRRFRVAADTGTGRDVGSGATSQDHGPSDPEPGLGNT; translated from the coding sequence GTGGATGACCATCGACTGAAGAATACGAGTCTCTCTCCCGACCGCGCGTTGCTGGTTGCCGTGGATCTGGGACAGAACCGGAAGAGTGTACCCCGGAGCGCAGCTTTGGCACGGGAGGCGGCGAACGCAGCCTCTCCCGGCGAAGGCATGCAGATGCCTGCGCCGGAGATGGGTTCCGAGGCGGCACTGGACGAGTTTCGCGAGCTGGTGACCAGCGCCGGCGCAGAGGTCGTGGCGGAGGTAGCCCAGCGCCGGCAGAAAGCCGACCCTGCCACGCTGATCGGTAGCGGCAAGGTGGAGGAGCTCGCTGCCGTCGCGGCTTCGTGCGGCGCTACCCTGATCCTCTTCGACCATGACCTGACGCCCACCCAGCAGCGCAACCTGGAGGAGGCGCTGCCGTGCCGGGTTGTGGACCGGACGCAGCTCATTCTCGACATCTTTGCGCGCCACGCGCGAACCCGGGAGGGCCAGTTACAAGTGGAGCTGGCGCAACTGGAGTACATGCTGCCCCGGCTCACGGGTCGCGGCCTCTTCATGTCTCAGACCGGCGGCGGCATTGGCACCCGCGGCCCCGGTGAAACCCAGTTGGAGACCGATCGCCGCAAGATTCAGCGGCGTCTGGTCCAGTTACGGCGCGATCTTGAGTCCGTGCGGCGGGTGCGCAGCCTGCAGCGGGAGCGCCGGGAGTCCGTGCCTGTTCCCACAGTGGCGCTGGTGGGCTACACCAATGCCGGCAAAAGCACGCTCTTCAACGCGCTGACGGATGCCGGGGTGCTGGAGTCGTCGCGGATGTTCGCCACGCTCGATCCCAAGCTGCGGGCGATCCAGTTGCCGTCGCGGCGGAAGATCCTGCTCTCCGATACGGTTGGCTTTTTGAGGAATCTGCCGCACACGCTGGTAACCTCATTTCGCGCGACGCTGGAGGAGGTGCAAAAGGCCGAGGTTCTGCTGCACGTCTGCGATGTATCCAGCCCGGTGTTTGAGGAGCAGAAGGCCGAGGTCGAGAAGGTTCTGGATGAGCTGGATGCTCTCAGCAAGCCGCGGATCGAAGTGCTGAACAAGATGGATCTGCTGCCGCCGGAACAGCAGGAGAATCTACGCGCGCAAGGGCGGCTGCTGCTCTCGGCGCGGAAGGGCGAGGGAATCGAGGACCTGCTGCGCCGCATCGACGCGAGTCTGGTGACCGATCCCATTGTCCGTCAGGAGTTCGTCGTTCCTCAGGACGAGGGTGCTGTGCTGGCCGCACTGGAAGGTGGAACCGTGCTTCACCAGCGCCGTTTTGAAGGCAACAACGTGCATTTATCGCTGGCTGGGCCGGCTTCACTGCTCTCCAGATATCGCCGCTTCCGGGTGGCCGCAGACACAGGTACGGGCCGTGATGTTGGGAGCGGAGCAACGTCCCAGGATCACGGCCCGTCCGACCCTGAACCGGGTCTAGGTAATACCTGA
- a CDS encoding ATP synthase F0 subunit B, with the protein MDEILQQLGELIVGSVPTILLFFVLVVAYEYLIHKPLMRMLEERRSRTTGAIERAQDAINEADAKTLEYESSLRAARGEILRAREQRIQQWNNERDKALEDIRLQAHTRTQAARAQLETEVAAARKTIEGSVEQLAGQILKAVLVADVAPAESTR; encoded by the coding sequence ATGGATGAAATACTGCAGCAACTCGGCGAACTTATAGTCGGCTCTGTCCCGACGATTCTGCTTTTTTTTGTTCTTGTGGTGGCGTATGAGTATCTGATTCACAAGCCCTTGATGCGGATGCTGGAAGAGCGCCGCAGCCGGACGACAGGTGCGATCGAGAGGGCTCAGGACGCCATCAACGAGGCGGATGCGAAGACGCTCGAGTATGAGTCCAGCCTGCGGGCGGCGCGCGGGGAGATCCTGCGGGCACGCGAGCAGCGGATTCAGCAGTGGAATAACGAACGCGACAAGGCGCTCGAAGATATCCGGCTGCAGGCGCACACCCGCACCCAGGCAGCCAGGGCGCAACTGGAGACCGAGGTTGCTGCGGCTCGTAAGACAATCGAGGGCTCCGTGGAACAACTTGCGGGGCAGATTTTGAAGGCCGTTTTAGTGGCGGATGTGGCCCCCGCGGAGAGTACCCGTTGA
- a CDS encoding ATP synthase F0 subunit B — MKRSSGIGTCSFLLIFSLSIFSGNVALAQAATAASPAQSGISEPAAQPASAKDSAAAPEAGAEAKKASDSESETEAFRHSPVVQKLANAFHLPIETAARLFEFLNFGILAFSVLYVIFKYVPKAFRNRNAAIQKQLVDARSATEVASERLKGVEARLSRLDEEIAAIRKEVEQESLKDEARIKATVEEERKRIVEAAGHEIDAAASAAQRELKRFAAELAVQRATSELSLTPETDRMLVQNFARSLGKENQGGRN; from the coding sequence TTGAAGCGCAGTTCTGGAATCGGTACCTGTAGTTTTCTGCTGATTTTTTCGCTTTCTATTTTTTCCGGTAATGTTGCCCTTGCTCAGGCTGCGACAGCGGCTTCGCCGGCACAGTCTGGAATCAGCGAGCCCGCAGCGCAGCCCGCATCTGCGAAAGATTCGGCCGCCGCCCCGGAGGCTGGGGCTGAAGCGAAGAAGGCCAGCGATTCGGAGAGCGAGACCGAAGCTTTCCGCCATTCGCCCGTAGTGCAGAAGCTTGCCAACGCCTTCCATCTCCCTATCGAGACGGCAGCGCGGTTGTTTGAATTTCTCAACTTCGGAATCCTCGCTTTTTCCGTCCTGTACGTGATCTTCAAGTACGTTCCCAAGGCCTTCCGCAATCGCAACGCCGCCATCCAGAAGCAGTTGGTGGACGCGCGCAGCGCCACCGAGGTGGCCAGCGAAAGGCTGAAGGGAGTCGAAGCGCGGCTCTCGCGTCTGGATGAAGAGATCGCCGCGATTCGGAAGGAAGTGGAGCAGGAGTCTCTTAAGGACGAGGCTCGCATCAAAGCGACCGTCGAAGAGGAGCGGAAGAGAATTGTCGAGGCGGCCGGACACGAGATTGATGCCGCTGCTTCCGCGGCGCAGCGCGAGCTGAAGCGCTTTGCCGCTGAGTTGGCCGTGCAGAGGGCGACCAGCGAGCTCTCCCTTACCCCCGAGACGGATCGCATGCTGGTGCAGAATTTTGCCCGCAGTCTGGGGAAAGAGAATCAGGGAGGCCGAAACTAA
- the atpH gene encoding ATP synthase F1 subunit delta, whose translation MSLYASRYARAFAEAVEAAKLDPEDVDRQLNDFAATWNGSTELREVLNNPAVASKERVAVLDKINTRMGCSPLVRNFLAVLINHNRLGGFNEIFADFRREMHRRLGIAEAHVTTARKLDDDERRELEEHVARLAGARVEAQFEEDKTILGGAVVRIGSTVYDGSVLGNLRKLREQLIAG comes from the coding sequence ATGTCACTCTATGCTTCCCGCTATGCCCGTGCCTTTGCTGAAGCGGTGGAGGCTGCCAAGCTCGATCCTGAGGATGTTGACCGTCAGCTCAACGATTTTGCTGCGACCTGGAATGGCAGCACCGAGCTGCGCGAGGTTCTGAACAATCCGGCCGTGGCCAGCAAGGAGAGGGTTGCGGTTCTGGACAAGATCAACACCCGGATGGGATGTTCTCCGCTGGTGCGCAACTTTCTCGCGGTGCTCATCAACCATAACCGCCTGGGTGGCTTCAACGAGATCTTTGCGGATTTCCGCCGGGAGATGCATCGACGGCTTGGGATCGCCGAGGCGCATGTGACCACCGCGCGCAAACTGGACGACGACGAGCGACGGGAGTTGGAAGAGCATGTTGCCCGGCTGGCAGGAGCGCGGGTGGAAGCGCAGTTTGAAGAAGACAAGACGATTCTGGGCGGGGCGGTCGTGCGGATCGGCAGCACAGTTTACGACGGCTCCGTGCTCGGCAACTTGCGGAAGCTAAGAGAGCAGCTCATCGCTGGCTGA
- the atpA gene encoding F0F1 ATP synthase subunit alpha, with amino-acid sequence MAQIKADEITQLLREQITNYDSRIQVDEVGTVISLGDGIARIHGLDKVMAGELIEFPHGIAGLAMSLEEDEVGAVLLGDYTEISEGDTVKRTGKILSVPVGEAMIGRVVNALGVPIDDKGPIATTETLPVERIAPGVIARQPVREPMTTGLKAIDSMIPIGRGQRELIIGDRQTGKTAVALDTIINNAKNDLICVYCAIGQKRSSIAQFVQTLAEYDALKYTIVVAASASEPSPMLYLAPYAATAMGEYFRDSKRHALVIYDDLSKHAVAYREISLLLRRPPGREAYPGDVFYLHSRLLERSAKMSDEHGGGSLTALPIIETQAGDVSAYIPTNVISITDGQIYLETDLFNSGVRPAVNVGLSVSRVGGSAQIKAMRQVAGTLKLDLAQYRELAAFSQFGSDLDKVTQNQLNRGQRLTELLKQPQFSPLPTEKQIVLIFAGTNGYLDDLQVGQIRDFENGLYRYLDGAQTALLQDIITKKTLDDDLKTRIHAALKEFKEQFLAEVADAKTTAAKA; translated from the coding sequence ATGGCTCAGATCAAGGCAGACGAAATCACGCAGCTCCTGCGGGAGCAGATTACAAACTACGATTCGCGCATCCAGGTCGATGAAGTCGGCACGGTAATCTCTCTCGGCGACGGCATCGCCCGTATCCATGGTCTGGATAAGGTCATGGCGGGCGAGTTGATTGAGTTTCCGCATGGCATTGCCGGGCTGGCGATGAGCCTCGAAGAGGATGAGGTCGGCGCCGTGCTATTGGGCGACTATACCGAGATCAGCGAAGGCGACACGGTCAAGCGGACGGGCAAAATTCTAAGCGTGCCGGTCGGCGAAGCCATGATTGGCCGCGTGGTGAATGCGCTTGGCGTGCCGATTGACGACAAGGGCCCCATCGCAACCACGGAGACGTTGCCGGTCGAGCGGATCGCTCCCGGCGTCATTGCGCGTCAGCCAGTGCGCGAGCCCATGACCACCGGACTGAAGGCCATCGACAGCATGATCCCGATTGGCCGTGGACAGCGCGAGCTGATCATCGGCGACCGCCAGACCGGCAAGACTGCGGTTGCGCTCGACACGATCATCAACAACGCCAAGAACGACCTGATCTGCGTCTACTGCGCTATTGGCCAGAAGCGTTCCTCGATTGCGCAGTTTGTGCAGACGCTGGCGGAGTACGACGCGCTGAAGTACACCATCGTGGTTGCGGCGTCCGCCTCCGAGCCCTCGCCGATGTTGTACCTGGCGCCTTACGCGGCCACGGCCATGGGTGAATACTTCCGCGACAGCAAGCGGCATGCGCTGGTCATCTATGACGATCTTTCCAAGCATGCGGTCGCCTACCGCGAAATTTCGCTGCTGCTGCGCCGCCCGCCAGGCCGCGAAGCCTATCCTGGCGACGTATTCTATCTCCACTCCCGTCTGCTGGAGCGCTCCGCGAAGATGAGTGACGAGCATGGCGGCGGATCGCTGACGGCGCTTCCCATCATCGAGACACAGGCGGGTGACGTCTCGGCTTATATTCCGACCAACGTCATTTCGATTACCGATGGCCAGATTTATCTGGAGACGGATCTATTCAATTCCGGGGTTCGCCCGGCGGTGAACGTGGGCCTGTCGGTAAGCCGAGTCGGTGGCAGCGCGCAGATCAAGGCGATGCGGCAGGTTGCCGGTACGTTGAAGCTGGACCTGGCGCAATACCGTGAGCTTGCAGCCTTCTCGCAATTCGGCAGCGATCTGGACAAGGTTACGCAGAATCAGCTGAATCGCGGCCAGCGCCTGACGGAGCTGTTGAAGCAGCCCCAATTTTCGCCATTGCCCACCGAGAAACAGATTGTCCTGATCTTCGCCGGCACCAACGGCTATCTGGACGATCTTCAGGTCGGGCAGATTCGCGATTTTGAGAATGGGCTGTACAGGTACCTGGATGGAGCCCAGACAGCTTTGCTGCAGGACATCATCACCAAGAAGACTCTGGACGACGATCTGAAGACCCGGATCCACGCTGCGTTGAAGGAATTTAAGGAGCAGTTCCTGGCGGAAGTCGCGGACGCGAAGACAACGGCAGCGAAGGCCTAA
- a CDS encoding FoF1 ATP synthase subunit gamma gives MANVLDLRRRIRSVKSTRQITKAMKMVSAAKLRRAQERAIAGRPYARMLASVLESLRNRAEVYDPTSGECRHPLLMTRPEKNVLLVVVTGDKGFAGAFNANIVKAAFQFLDDHKDVGIDIEAIGRKGRDLVRKRFPAATYLELDENEFESSIDKPKRSRTAPVEVTGDHPGILQNLVFEHIDELGSSIAERYVHEEIDAAYVVYNEFKSVLSQRVVIEKILPIIEIGKSQVTSAVEPGIEELERVGEAAVTAGVSTLQPDTVELDEEARKFGTSAVDYIYEQPPEELFRRLLPRYVTTLLFHAMLESVAGEHAARMTAMDSATNNASDMIDSYTLLMNRVRQAKITNEIIEIVSGAAAL, from the coding sequence ATGGCAAACGTCCTGGATTTACGGCGGCGCATTCGCAGCGTTAAGAGCACGCGCCAGATCACCAAGGCCATGAAGATGGTCTCCGCGGCAAAGCTGCGCCGTGCGCAGGAGCGCGCCATTGCGGGACGCCCCTATGCGAGGATGCTGGCGAGCGTTCTGGAATCGCTGCGGAATCGTGCGGAGGTCTACGATCCCACTTCGGGCGAGTGCAGGCACCCCTTGCTGATGACGCGCCCCGAGAAGAATGTCCTGCTGGTGGTGGTGACGGGGGACAAGGGTTTCGCTGGAGCGTTCAACGCAAATATCGTGAAGGCGGCCTTCCAGTTTCTCGACGATCACAAGGACGTCGGCATCGACATTGAGGCGATTGGACGTAAGGGTAGGGATCTGGTTCGGAAGCGGTTTCCCGCTGCTACCTATCTCGAATTGGACGAAAACGAGTTCGAAAGCTCCATCGACAAGCCGAAGCGCAGCCGCACCGCGCCGGTCGAAGTTACTGGAGATCATCCGGGAATATTGCAGAACCTCGTCTTCGAACATATCGATGAGCTGGGGAGCAGTATCGCGGAGCGTTATGTCCACGAAGAAATCGATGCTGCGTATGTGGTCTATAACGAGTTCAAGTCGGTTCTCTCGCAGCGGGTGGTGATTGAAAAGATTCTGCCGATCATCGAGATCGGCAAGTCCCAGGTTACCTCGGCAGTGGAGCCGGGGATAGAGGAGCTGGAGCGCGTGGGAGAGGCCGCCGTCACCGCAGGCGTGAGCACGCTGCAACCAGATACGGTGGAGCTGGATGAAGAGGCCAGGAAGTTCGGCACTTCGGCAGTGGATTACATCTATGAGCAGCCACCAGAGGAGTTGTTTCGCCGCCTGCTGCCACGCTACGTCACGACGCTGCTGTTCCACGCGATGCTTGAGTCGGTAGCCGGGGAACATGCGGCCCGCATGACGGCGATGGATTCGGCGACGAATAACGCATCCGACATGATCGATTCCTACACGCTCCTGATGAACCGCGTGCGCCAGGCAAAGATTACGAACGAAATTATCGAAATTGTGAGCGGCGCCGCCGCACTGTAA
- the atpD gene encoding F0F1 ATP synthase subunit beta — protein sequence MAQNIGKVIQVSGPAVDVQFAEATMPPIYQALRVVSDGFVVPTPVNVVLEVEQHLGEGRVRCVAMEATDGMVRGMQAIDLGGPISVPVGKPTLGRVMNVIGEPVDELGPIDNKETRPIHRQAPTFEEQSTREEMFETGIKVIDLIQPFLKGGKIGLFGGAGVGKTVVIQELINNVATKHGGFSVFAGVGERTREGNDLWREFQEAGVINLKDLQKSKAALIYGQMTEPPGARLRVALTGLTVAEYFRDEEGADTLLFIDNIFRFTQAGSEVSALLGRMPSAVGYQPNLASEMGELQERITSTNKGSVTSVQAVYVPADDLTDPAPATTFAHLDATTVLSRPLSELGIYPAVDPLASTSRILSPRIVGEEHYEVAQGVKRILQRYKDLQDIIAILGIDELSEEDKVTVSRARKVQKFLSQPFHVAEVFTGAPGRYVKVDDTVRSFKEIIEGKHDSIPEQAFYMKGPIEEVLEAAEKMKTTA from the coding sequence ATGGCACAGAACATTGGCAAAGTGATTCAGGTCTCCGGTCCAGCGGTCGACGTCCAGTTCGCTGAGGCGACGATGCCGCCGATCTACCAGGCCTTGAGAGTGGTCAGCGACGGATTCGTGGTGCCGACGCCGGTGAACGTGGTTCTGGAGGTCGAGCAGCATCTGGGCGAAGGGCGCGTGCGCTGCGTCGCCATGGAAGCAACCGACGGCATGGTGCGCGGCATGCAGGCCATCGATCTTGGCGGCCCTATTTCCGTTCCCGTGGGAAAGCCAACGCTTGGCCGGGTCATGAATGTGATCGGCGAGCCCGTAGACGAGCTCGGTCCCATCGACAACAAGGAGACGCGGCCCATTCATCGCCAGGCGCCGACCTTCGAAGAGCAGTCGACTCGCGAGGAGATGTTCGAGACCGGCATCAAGGTCATCGATCTCATCCAGCCATTTTTGAAGGGCGGCAAGATCGGGCTCTTCGGCGGCGCGGGCGTGGGCAAGACGGTTGTTATTCAAGAGCTCATCAACAACGTCGCTACCAAGCATGGCGGTTTCTCGGTATTTGCCGGCGTCGGCGAGCGCACCCGCGAAGGCAACGATCTCTGGCGTGAGTTCCAGGAAGCTGGCGTCATCAACCTCAAGGATCTGCAGAAGTCAAAAGCCGCACTGATCTATGGCCAGATGACGGAGCCGCCAGGAGCGCGTCTGCGCGTGGCGCTCACCGGCCTGACGGTCGCGGAATACTTCCGCGATGAGGAAGGTGCGGATACGCTGCTCTTTATCGACAACATCTTCCGCTTCACTCAGGCAGGCTCGGAGGTATCGGCGCTGCTCGGCCGTATGCCTTCCGCCGTCGGATACCAGCCGAATCTGGCCTCTGAGATGGGTGAATTGCAGGAGCGCATTACGTCGACCAACAAGGGCTCTGTCACCTCGGTGCAGGCGGTGTATGTGCCAGCCGACGATTTGACCGATCCGGCTCCTGCCACGACGTTTGCCCACCTGGATGCAACCACAGTGCTCTCCCGCCCGCTCTCGGAGCTGGGAATTTACCCGGCGGTCGATCCGCTGGCCTCCACTTCACGAATCCTGTCGCCCCGCATCGTGGGTGAGGAGCATTACGAAGTGGCCCAGGGCGTGAAGCGTATTCTGCAGCGCTACAAGGACCTGCAGGACATCATTGCGATTCTCGGTATCGATGAGCTCTCCGAGGAAGACAAGGTGACGGTATCGCGTGCCCGCAAGGTGCAGAAGTTTCTGTCGCAGCCCTTCCATGTGGCGGAGGTCTTCACCGGCGCTCCCGGCAGATACGTCAAGGTGGATGACACGGTCCGCAGCTTCAAGGAGATTATCGAAGGCAAGCACGACAGCATTCCCGAGCAGGCTTTTTACATGAAGGGCCCAATCGAAGAGGTTCTCGAAGCGGCTGAGAAGATGAAGACGACGGCCTGA
- the atpC gene encoding ATP synthase F1 subunit epsilon, which produces MADTDNQLRVRLVTPERILADLMADAVELPARSGYLEVLYGHAPLLAELGAGDVTLHGGVAGELRFNVAWGFVEVLPERVTILADSALKPEEIDTVRAQQKLDEGYKLWAEAGDDPGKYEHANDVIDKAQARLASAAHK; this is translated from the coding sequence ATGGCAGATACAGACAATCAACTGAGGGTCCGGCTGGTAACGCCGGAACGCATCCTCGCCGACTTAATGGCGGATGCGGTCGAACTTCCCGCGAGATCGGGCTATCTGGAAGTACTCTACGGTCATGCTCCGTTGCTGGCGGAACTGGGCGCGGGAGACGTGACACTCCATGGCGGAGTCGCCGGCGAGCTGCGCTTCAACGTGGCCTGGGGATTCGTTGAGGTGCTTCCGGAACGGGTCACGATTCTGGCCGACAGCGCCTTGAAGCCGGAAGAGATCGATACCGTTCGCGCCCAGCAGAAGCTCGACGAGGGCTATAAGCTTTGGGCTGAAGCGGGCGACGATCCCGGGAAGTATGAACATGCGAACGACGTCATCGACAAGGCGCAGGCACGCCTGGCGAGCGCCGCACATAAGTGA